A genomic window from Synechococcus sp. CBW1107 includes:
- a CDS encoding phycobilisome rod-core linker polypeptide, with the protein MTVTASSGSTRVSPQLYDTLPLSSVRQAEQQDRFPEKVELETLLNFYRSGSARVEAARLISANADAIVAKAANRIFAGGTPLSYLDAPLTPFNVGQTETTLLASDQVAAATSVRTFAQGSGGTGLLGRILEGVQADADVRVVLPPGFSPISVARYGTERMRKSLRDMGWFLRYVGYALVAGDPSILEVNTRGLRDVLEKACSLAATNVALQEMRAAAATLFRKDSGSRQLVIDCFNVLLKELEVPTPSARQRLGSPENQGLQLPAIYALAAESRQRFVMKPGLSGREKAEVIRAAYRQVFQRDIVKGYSQVVAPVEATQVSQGQLSMREFIRALGRSKEYRRQFYGRFSNSRVVELAFRHFLGRGVSTIEEFRRYFAIVSQQGLAGLVDSLINTQEYAQTFGEETVPYLRGLGEEAQESAGWGSNRKLFRFSAPFEGAPQYITLYASYRQPLPDQHPYGGGNDPLGLNYGAIFPSGTASVATRPAPFNDDTRRILVGNGMAEPGQMDSPQFRASVPRRVGPKVVRLQQIATGGSSVPRRGGQPSIRGTESSTQAVIRAVYVQVLGTTGYAGEQLKVEEIKLENGDISLREFIRQVARSNAFRRRYWANLYITKAIEVMHRRLLGRPTFGRREINSYFDTAARLGFYGVVDAMVNSPEYVAAFGEDTVPYERFVTPSDLNARRIPALRRALDPSATPDLTPVSRPQVAPSNTFRSSGDITPRNLPDRRLRQVVGGWTARFAEGEEAPATSAVSTPQSLRQPPEPTRRWRMSPSSPGTASSGWSASIGRSARGSASGALGQMAGGWSAQVSANGFSAAAAPQPGAAMSKALDGARPQGFSRRRSLGQPVMLLPGADEAMLQQVIDATYRQLLNRVPLAAERLGDAESQLRDGRLSVSEFVAVIAGSDLFQQRLNRMAPLRAASAAYLALLGRAAQPREVSRYLATRGKKGQMAALDDLLSAKEFANSFGRDTVPYLRGMATADGIPLATVNRTALLYAGNAGLTPAPRGAI; encoded by the coding sequence ATGACCGTGACCGCCAGCAGCGGCAGCACCAGGGTCAGCCCCCAGCTCTACGACACCCTGCCGCTCTCCAGCGTCCGTCAGGCGGAGCAACAGGACCGCTTCCCCGAGAAGGTGGAGCTCGAGACCCTCCTCAACTTCTACCGGAGCGGCTCGGCCCGCGTGGAGGCGGCTCGGCTCATCTCCGCCAATGCCGACGCGATCGTCGCCAAGGCCGCCAACCGGATCTTCGCCGGCGGCACACCGCTCTCCTATCTCGATGCTCCGCTGACCCCCTTCAACGTGGGACAGACGGAAACGACACTTCTGGCCAGCGACCAGGTGGCCGCCGCCACCTCCGTGCGCACCTTCGCCCAGGGCAGTGGCGGCACCGGTCTGCTGGGCCGGATCCTCGAAGGGGTCCAGGCCGATGCCGATGTGCGTGTGGTGCTCCCTCCCGGCTTCAGCCCGATCAGCGTGGCCCGCTATGGCACCGAGCGCATGCGCAAGTCGCTGCGCGACATGGGCTGGTTCCTGCGCTACGTGGGCTATGCCCTGGTGGCCGGTGATCCCAGCATCCTCGAGGTGAACACCCGCGGCCTCCGCGACGTGCTCGAGAAGGCCTGCTCCCTCGCCGCCACCAACGTGGCCCTGCAGGAGATGCGCGCCGCCGCCGCCACCCTCTTCCGCAAGGACTCGGGGTCGAGGCAGCTGGTGATCGACTGCTTCAACGTTCTGCTCAAGGAGCTGGAGGTTCCCACCCCCTCCGCGCGTCAGCGTCTGGGAAGCCCCGAGAATCAGGGCCTCCAGCTGCCGGCCATCTACGCCCTGGCCGCCGAATCCCGCCAGCGTTTCGTGATGAAGCCCGGACTCTCCGGCCGCGAAAAGGCCGAGGTGATCCGTGCCGCCTATCGGCAGGTGTTCCAGCGCGACATCGTCAAGGGCTACTCCCAGGTGGTGGCGCCCGTGGAAGCCACCCAGGTGTCCCAGGGTCAGCTCTCGATGCGGGAGTTCATCCGTGCCCTCGGGCGCAGCAAGGAATACAGACGACAGTTCTACGGCCGCTTCTCCAACAGCCGGGTGGTGGAACTGGCCTTCCGCCATTTCCTCGGCCGAGGCGTGAGCACGATCGAGGAATTCCGTCGCTACTTCGCCATCGTCAGTCAGCAGGGACTGGCCGGCCTGGTCGATTCCCTGATCAACACCCAGGAGTACGCCCAGACCTTCGGGGAGGAGACCGTCCCCTACCTGCGCGGTCTCGGTGAAGAGGCCCAGGAGAGCGCCGGCTGGGGATCGAACCGCAAGCTGTTCCGCTTCAGTGCCCCCTTCGAAGGAGCCCCTCAGTACATCACCCTCTACGCCTCGTACCGCCAGCCCCTGCCCGATCAGCACCCCTACGGAGGAGGCAACGATCCCCTGGGTCTCAACTACGGGGCGATCTTCCCCTCGGGAACGGCCTCGGTGGCCACCCGGCCTGCCCCCTTCAACGACGACACCCGGCGCATCCTGGTGGGCAACGGCATGGCCGAGCCCGGTCAGATGGACAGCCCCCAGTTCCGGGCCTCCGTCCCCCGGCGTGTCGGTCCGAAGGTGGTGCGATTGCAGCAGATCGCCACCGGTGGCTCCTCGGTGCCCCGACGCGGTGGCCAACCCAGCATCCGCGGCACCGAATCCAGCACCCAGGCCGTGATCAGGGCCGTCTATGTGCAGGTGCTCGGCACCACCGGCTACGCCGGCGAGCAACTCAAGGTCGAGGAGATCAAGCTCGAAAACGGCGACATCAGCCTGCGCGAGTTCATTCGCCAGGTGGCTCGCTCGAACGCGTTCCGTCGCCGCTACTGGGCCAACCTCTACATCACCAAGGCCATCGAGGTGATGCACCGTCGTCTGCTGGGGCGGCCCACCTTCGGGCGGCGTGAGATCAACAGTTACTTCGATACGGCTGCGCGACTGGGCTTCTACGGCGTCGTCGACGCCATGGTCAACAGCCCGGAATACGTCGCGGCCTTCGGGGAGGACACCGTCCCCTACGAGCGCTTCGTCACCCCCTCCGACCTCAATGCCCGCAGGATTCCAGCCCTTCGCCGCGCCCTCGATCCCTCGGCCACTCCCGACCTCACCCCGGTGAGCCGGCCTCAGGTGGCTCCGTCGAACACCTTCCGCAGCAGTGGTGACATCACACCGCGCAACCTCCCCGACCGCCGCCTTCGTCAGGTGGTGGGTGGCTGGACGGCCCGTTTCGCCGAAGGTGAGGAGGCTCCCGCCACATCGGCAGTCAGCACCCCACAGAGCCTGCGGCAACCCCCCGAACCCACTCGCCGGTGGAGGATGTCTCCATCCAGTCCCGGCACGGCGTCCAGTGGCTGGAGTGCCAGCATCGGCCGCTCTGCTCGGGGCTCTGCCTCAGGGGCCCTCGGCCAGATGGCAGGCGGCTGGAGCGCCCAGGTCAGCGCCAATGGCTTCAGCGCAGCGGCGGCTCCCCAGCCCGGGGCCGCCATGTCCAAGGCCCTCGATGGAGCACGTCCCCAGGGCTTCAGCCGACGCCGCAGCCTCGGCCAGCCGGTGATGCTGCTTCCCGGAGCCGATGAGGCCATGCTCCAGCAGGTGATCGACGCCACCTACCGGCAACTGCTCAACCGGGTTCCCCTGGCCGCTGAGCGCCTGGGTGATGCCGAGTCGCAATTGCGCGATGGGCGTCTGTCGGTCTCTGAGTTCGTGGCGGTGATCGCCGGCTCCGATCTCTTCCAGCAACGGCTCAACCGCATGGCCCCGCTGCGGGCGGCCTCGGCCGCCTACCTCGCCCTGCTCGGCAGAGCCGCCCAGCCCAGGGAGGTGAGCCGCTACCTGGCCACCCGGGGCAAGAAGGGTCAGATGGCCGCCCTCGACGATCTGCTCTCCGCCAAGGAGTTCGCCAACAGCTTCGGTCGCGACACGGTTCCCTACCTCAGGGGCATGGCCACCGCTGATGGCATCCCCCTCGCTACGGTGAATCGCACGGCCCTGCTCTACGCCGGCAACGCCGGACTGACCCCGGCACCACGCGGGGCGATCTGA
- a CDS encoding F0F1 ATP synthase subunit B', with protein MTSWLLLAAAGAPEGGLFDLDATLPLMAVQVVLLTFILNALFFRPVGKTVEERESYISTSRAEAKQQLAQTERLEADLRHQLREARQQAQTLIVEAEQEMDRLYRSALAAAQAEANGSREAARREIDIQRNLAEDTLNGEADRLGDLIVTRLLAAQ; from the coding sequence ATGACCAGCTGGCTACTGCTTGCCGCAGCAGGTGCTCCCGAGGGAGGTCTCTTCGACCTCGATGCCACCTTGCCGCTGATGGCGGTGCAGGTCGTCCTCCTCACCTTCATTCTCAACGCTCTCTTTTTCCGCCCTGTCGGCAAGACCGTCGAGGAGCGTGAGAGCTACATCTCCACCAGCCGCGCCGAAGCCAAGCAGCAGCTGGCTCAGACCGAGCGACTGGAGGCTGATCTGCGCCATCAGCTGCGCGAAGCCCGCCAGCAGGCCCAGACCCTGATCGTGGAGGCCGAGCAGGAGATGGATCGTCTCTATCGCAGTGCCCTCGCCGCGGCCCAGGCGGAAGCGAACGGCAGCCGCGAGGCCGCCCGGCGGGAGATCGACATTCAGCGCAACCTGGCTGAAGACACTCTCAATGGTGAAGCCGACCGGCTCGGCGATCTGATCGTCACCCGTTTGCTGGCTGCCCAATGA
- a CDS encoding ATP synthase subunit I has product MLRGLAGRDLAVPILVPPAPSPESAPVAETPDNGMDEYRRLQRRLLLSTLLVSVLAVPVAAYLFDRTTALSLSVGAVSGMLYLRLLARSVGRIGPDSKQVGKGQLLVPVVLVLGCSRIPQLEILPALIGFLLYKPALLLQAFVRP; this is encoded by the coding sequence TTGCTGCGTGGCCTGGCCGGGAGAGATCTGGCGGTCCCCATTCTGGTGCCGCCGGCCCCATCCCCCGAGTCCGCCCCCGTGGCGGAGACACCGGACAACGGCATGGACGAGTACCGGCGCCTGCAACGGCGTCTGTTGCTGTCCACTCTGCTCGTTTCAGTGCTGGCAGTCCCCGTGGCGGCCTACCTGTTCGATCGGACCACAGCTCTGAGCCTCTCGGTTGGAGCGGTCTCCGGCATGCTCTACCTGCGCCTTCTTGCTCGCAGCGTGGGTCGTATCGGTCCCGACTCCAAGCAGGTGGGAAAGGGTCAGCTTCTGGTTCCGGTGGTGCTCGTGCTGGGCTGCTCCCGGATCCCGCAGCTCGAGATCCTTCCCGCCCTGATCGGGTTCCTGCTCTACAAGCCGGCGCTTCTGCTCCAGGCCTTCGTCCGCCCCTGA
- the atpE gene encoding ATP synthase F0 subunit C: protein MDSITSAASVVAAGLAVGLGAIGPGIGQGTAAGGAVEGIARQPEAEGKIRGTLLLSLAFMEALTIYGLVVALVLLFANPFAG, encoded by the coding sequence ATGGATTCCATCACTTCTGCAGCGTCTGTTGTGGCTGCCGGTCTGGCCGTCGGCCTCGGCGCCATCGGTCCCGGCATCGGCCAGGGCACCGCTGCAGGCGGAGCCGTCGAGGGCATCGCCCGCCAGCCTGAAGCCGAAGGCAAGATCCGCGGCACCCTGCTGCTCTCCCTGGCGTTCATGGAAGCGCTCACCATCTACGGCCTGGTCGTCGCACTGGTGCTGCTGTTCGCGAACCCCTTCGCCGGCTGA
- a CDS encoding F0F1 ATP synthase subunit B, translated as MSIVNPIPALLASEGGFGLNLNLFDTNIINLAIVIAALVWFLPKVLGGILETRRAAILSDLQDAEQRLQETTVALAAAKQDLADAQKKAEKIRSDAKARADALRLDSERRTVEEMARLKQGAVADLQSEASRVSELLRREAARRAVERALASLPGKLDAEAQARFIDQSINSLGQA; from the coding sequence ATGAGCATCGTCAACCCGATTCCGGCCCTTCTGGCCAGTGAGGGGGGCTTCGGCCTCAACCTCAACCTCTTCGACACCAACATCATCAACCTGGCGATCGTGATCGCCGCGTTGGTCTGGTTTCTACCCAAGGTGCTCGGCGGCATCCTCGAAACCAGGCGTGCGGCCATTCTCTCCGATCTCCAGGATGCCGAGCAGCGCCTCCAGGAGACCACGGTGGCCCTGGCGGCCGCCAAGCAGGATCTGGCCGATGCCCAGAAGAAGGCCGAGAAGATCCGCAGTGATGCCAAGGCCCGTGCCGATGCCCTGCGCCTCGATTCCGAGCGACGGACCGTCGAGGAAATGGCTCGCCTCAAGCAGGGTGCTGTGGCCGACCTTCAGTCGGAAGCCTCCAGGGTGAGTGAACTGCTGCGCCGCGAAGCCGCCCGCCGGGCCGTCGAGCGGGCCCTCGCTTCCCTGCCCGGCAAGCTGGATGCCGAAGCTCAGGCCCGGTTCATCGACCAATCCATCAACAGCCTCGGGCAAGCCTGA
- the atpH gene encoding ATP synthase F1 subunit delta, translating to MPLLNSISTPYAEALLQVVDQRQETDQVAQEAKDLLEVWHSSPELRAAFSSPVLEPEAKRKVLVTLFGNDITPTFLTLLKVLADRQRIAILDAVLDRFLELYREQRGIALARITSASPLSEQQQQALHTKVLAVAGTDKVEFDLHIDPSLIGGFVVSVGSQVIDASLAGQVRRLGLALAKAG from the coding sequence ATGCCGCTCCTCAATTCCATCTCCACGCCCTACGCCGAAGCCCTGCTTCAGGTCGTCGATCAGCGCCAGGAAACCGATCAGGTGGCCCAGGAGGCCAAGGATCTGCTGGAGGTCTGGCATTCCTCCCCTGAGCTGCGGGCTGCCTTCAGCTCCCCGGTGCTCGAACCCGAGGCCAAAAGGAAAGTCCTGGTCACCCTCTTCGGGAACGACATCACCCCGACCTTCCTGACGCTTCTCAAGGTGCTGGCCGACCGTCAGCGCATTGCGATCCTCGATGCGGTGCTGGATCGGTTCCTCGAGCTCTACCGGGAGCAGCGCGGCATCGCCCTCGCCCGGATCACGTCCGCATCCCCCCTCAGTGAGCAGCAGCAGCAAGCCCTGCACACCAAGGTCCTGGCCGTCGCCGGCACAGACAAGGTCGAATTCGATCTCCATATCGATCCGTCCCTCATCGGTGGCTTCGTCGTCAGCGTGGGGTCCCAGGTGATCGATGCCAGCCTGGCCGGCCAGGTGCGCCGTCTCGGACTGGCGCTGGCCAAGGCCGGCTAG
- the atpB gene encoding F0F1 ATP synthase subunit A, which yields MVPLPLSLPFAELEVGQHLYWHVGGFQIHGQVFLSSWLVIGALLALVVAGTRNLERDPRGVQNLLEFIWGYLRDLAREQIGEKAYRDWLPFIGTLFLFIFVSNWGGALVPWKLIHLPSGELGAPTADINTTIALALLVSLAYFYAGLSRKGFRYFEYYVEPTPIMLPFKIVEDFTKPLSLSFRLFGNILADELVVAVLAFLVPLVVPLPAMFLGLFTSAIQALIFATLAAYYIGEAVHEEHH from the coding sequence ATGGTTCCGTTGCCTCTTTCTCTTCCTTTCGCCGAACTGGAGGTGGGTCAGCACCTCTACTGGCACGTCGGTGGTTTTCAGATCCATGGCCAGGTCTTCCTGAGCTCCTGGCTCGTCATAGGCGCGCTGCTGGCCCTCGTCGTGGCCGGCACGCGCAACCTGGAGCGTGACCCCCGGGGTGTGCAGAACCTGCTGGAGTTCATCTGGGGGTATCTGCGTGATCTGGCCCGTGAACAGATCGGCGAGAAGGCCTACCGCGATTGGCTCCCCTTCATCGGCACCCTGTTTCTGTTCATCTTCGTGAGCAACTGGGGCGGTGCCCTGGTGCCCTGGAAACTGATTCACCTGCCCAGCGGCGAGCTCGGTGCTCCCACCGCCGACATCAACACCACCATCGCCCTGGCGTTGCTGGTGTCTCTGGCGTACTTCTATGCAGGCCTGAGCCGCAAGGGCTTCCGGTACTTCGAGTACTACGTGGAGCCCACGCCGATCATGCTTCCGTTCAAGATCGTCGAGGATTTCACCAAGCCTCTGTCTCTCTCCTTCCGTCTGTTCGGCAACATCCTTGCCGACGAACTGGTGGTGGCGGTGCTGGCCTTCCTCGTGCCCCTGGTCGTGCCCCTCCCGGCCATGTTCCTGGGGCTGTTCACCAGTGCCATTCAGGCCCTGATCTTCGCCACTCTCGCCGCCTACTACATCGGTGAGGCCGTGCACGAAGAGCACCATTGA
- a CDS encoding class I SAM-dependent methyltransferase, protein MSPGPADAATPAVSAFYDRFPYPGDPLQDGPPPGYNWRWSYPCVSSACTGRLPEEGPPPRLLDAGCGTGVSTDYLAHLNPGAEILAVDISAGALEVARERLRRSGGARNCSSLRLEQRSLLELEGEGPFDLINSVGVLHHLREPEAGLQALASLLRPGGLLHLFLYADGGRWEIHRVQRALTALEVVGDGDGLRLGRALLEQLPDTNRLRRHHEQRWALDTAADANFADMYLHPQETSYDLAGLFRFVASAGLEFAGFSNPEIWDPARLLQGELLERARALPDRQRWALVESLDPDISHFEFFLSRDPLHVSTWDSDEELLSASGRRNPCLWGWPGATLLDPDLRPIELDDRELALLKAVEVAPESTPIARLPLGWSPVEQASVARTLWSRRLLLLAPASGRSATDM, encoded by the coding sequence ATGAGCCCAGGCCCCGCCGATGCCGCCACGCCGGCGGTGAGCGCCTTCTACGACCGCTTCCCCTATCCCGGGGATCCACTCCAGGATGGCCCTCCCCCCGGCTACAACTGGCGCTGGAGCTACCCCTGCGTCAGCAGTGCCTGCACAGGCCGGCTGCCGGAGGAGGGCCCGCCTCCGCGCCTGCTGGATGCCGGCTGCGGCACAGGCGTGAGCACCGACTACCTGGCTCACCTCAATCCCGGGGCGGAGATCCTCGCTGTCGACATCAGCGCGGGTGCCCTGGAGGTGGCCCGCGAGCGTCTGCGCCGCTCCGGAGGCGCCCGGAACTGTTCCTCCCTGCGCCTCGAGCAGCGCAGTCTGCTGGAGCTCGAGGGTGAAGGCCCCTTCGACCTGATCAATTCGGTGGGGGTGCTGCACCACCTGCGTGAGCCCGAAGCGGGGCTGCAGGCCCTGGCGTCACTGCTCAGGCCCGGCGGCCTGCTCCATCTGTTTCTGTATGCCGATGGCGGCCGCTGGGAGATCCACCGGGTGCAGCGGGCGCTCACGGCCCTGGAGGTGGTGGGCGATGGCGACGGCCTGCGCCTGGGACGCGCACTGCTCGAGCAGCTGCCGGACACCAACCGCCTGCGCCGCCACCATGAGCAGCGCTGGGCCCTCGACACCGCGGCGGATGCCAATTTCGCCGACATGTACCTCCATCCCCAGGAAACCAGCTACGACCTGGCGGGCCTCTTCCGCTTCGTGGCCAGTGCCGGCCTCGAGTTCGCCGGCTTCTCCAACCCCGAGATCTGGGATCCGGCCCGCCTGCTGCAGGGGGAACTGCTGGAGCGGGCCAGGGCCCTGCCCGACCGACAGCGCTGGGCCCTGGTGGAAAGCCTCGATCCCGACATCAGCCACTTCGAGTTCTTTCTCAGCCGAGACCCGCTGCACGTCAGCACCTGGGACAGCGACGAGGAGCTGCTCTCGGCCAGCGGACGACGCAACCCCTGCCTCTGGGGCTGGCCGGGAGCCACGCTGCTGGATCCTGACCTGAGGCCGATCGAGCTCGACGATCGGGAACTGGCGCTGCTGAAGGCCGTGGAGGTCGCGCCGGAGTCGACTCCGATCGCCCGGTTGCCCCTGGGCTGGTCGCCGGTTGAGCAGGCCTCCGTGGCGCGCACTCTCTGGAGCCGCCGTCTGCTGCTGCTGGCCCCTGCCAGCGGCCGCTCCGCCACTGACATGTAA